The segment AGCTACAACAAGGCCTCCCTCTTCCTCCGCGTTTTCGGCCGTCCCGACAACGCGAGCGTTTGCGAGTGCGAACGGGTGCAGTCGTCGAGTCTCGCTCAGAGCTTGCATCTGATCAATTCGTCCGAAGTCAAAGGAAAACTTGGCGCCGGCGCTGGTCGCGCCGCCGACATGGCGAAGAGCGACGCTCCGCCGGAAGCGAAGATCAAAGAGATTTACCGGGTCGCCTACTCACGCGATCCTAGTGCCGAGGAAATGCAGATCGCGCTCGAGTATCTGCAGCAGATTCCGACCGACGCCGACGGGAAACCGATCGCAGCTAACGTCGCCGCCCAGCAGAACTTCCAAGACCTGCTCTGGGCGATCATGAATTCCAAAGAGTTCCTGTTTAACCACTAAATAGAGGATGCGATGAACGACAAAGTGCTGGACGTCGTCCCCCGCCTACTCGTTTTGATTCTGGCGTTTACCGGACCTTCCGTAGCGATGGCGCAATCGGTTTGTCTGCCGGCGCCACGTCTGTTGACCACGATGCCGATGGGGGGACAAGTCGGCACGACGCTCGACGTCACCATCACCGGCGAAAGCCTGGAAGAGCTTGATCAGCTCCGCTTTTCGCATCCCGCGATCACCGCGACTCGCAAGCTGGCCGACGACGGCTCGCCGGTCGCCAATCAGTATGTGGTGACGATCGCCGCCGATTGCCCGCCGGGGATTCATGAAGCTCGCGTCATGACGCGGCTTGGCATTTCGTCGTCGCGCGTTTTCAGCGTCGGCGCGCTTCCCGAAACGACCGCAACCACGCCGAACACGAAGCTCGAAACGGCGTTGCCGATCGCGATCGACTCGGTCTGCAACGGCAAGATGACCGCCAAGGCGATCGACTACTACTCGTTCGAGGGTAAACAGGGCCAACGCATCATCGTCAACTGTGCGGCCCGCGGGATCGACTCGAAGTTGAACCCGGTTTTGGTCGTCGCCGACGCCAAGGGGAACGACCTGCGGGTCGAACGCCGCGGCGGTTCGATCGACTTCACGCCCGAAGCGGACGGCAAGTATGTGATCAAGGTGCATGACCTGACGTTTGACGGCGGGCCGTATCACTTCTATCGACTCACGCTGCAAACGATCCCGGCCGACGCGCCGTTGCCGCTGTTCGCTTCGACTCGCGATGTGAACGCTTTCTCGTGGCCGCCGATCGGCCTGGCCGCGACCGCCGCGATGACCGAGGTCGAACCAAACGACAAAGCGGAAGAGATCCAGAAGATCACCTTGCCGTGCGACATCGCCGGCAGCTTCTTCCCGGCGGCGGACGTCGACGCCTACGAGTTCACCGCCAAGATGGGTGAAGTCTGGTGGGTCGAAGTCGCTTCGGACCGTCTTGGCCGCCCGACCGATCCGTCGATCGTCGTTCAGCAGGTCAATGACAAAGGGGAAGCGGTCGACCTGGTCGAGCTGAGCGACATCCCGAGCCCGGTGAAGGTCTCGAGCAACGGTTACAGCTACGACGGCCCCTGCTACAACGCCGGCTCGGCCGACATCCTCGGCAAAGTCGAAATCAAACAAGATGGCGTCCATCGCCTGCGGATCACCGACCTGTTCGGCGGCACGCGTAACGATCCTCGCAATGTCTACCGCCTGATCATTCGCAAAGCGGAGCCGGACTTCGCGATTGTCGGTTGGGCGCTGCACATGAATCTCCGCAACGGCGACCGCAACGCCTTGTCGAAGCCGATGGCTCTCCGCGGCGGCGCGACGATGGCGTTTGAAGTGGTGGTCGTTCGCCGCGATGGATTCGACGGCCCGATCGAGTTGGGACTCGACAATCTGCCGGCTGGCGTGACCGCCGCGGGTTTGACGATTCCGAAAGGCGCCTCGCGCGGCATCCTGCTGTTGACCGCCGATGAAAAAGTAGAGCCGGGCCTGACCAGCGCCAACTTCTTTGGTCGAGCCGAGATCAACGGCGAGATGGTGACCCGCCAGGGAAGCTTCGCTTCGATGACCTGGCCGGTGAAAGACCAGTGGCAAGAGATCCCGACGCCGCGTCTGCTGGCCGACGTGCCGGTTTCGGCGTGCGGCGCGGAAGCGGCGCCTCTGACCATCGCTGCGGCCGAAGAAAAGGTGTACGAAGCGAAGGCCGGCGAAAAGCTGACGATTCCGCTCACGCAAATCCGCCGCAACGAGTTCTCCGGCGCGATCCTCAACCTGCAAACCTTTGGCCCTGGCTTTGAAGGGAACGCCGCGTTTGACGTTTCGCTGAAAGACGACGCGACCGAAGCGGTCGTCGATCTGACCAAGCTGAAGCCGCAGCCGGGCGACTACACGATCGCCTTCTACGGCAGCGCCGTCGCCAAGTACGCCGATCATCCGCAAGTCGCCGCCGTCGCCGACGCGGAAGAAGCGTTGGCCAAGGCCCAAGCGAAAGCGGCCGAAGCGGCCAACCTGGCGCCGGAAGCTCCGGCCGTTACCGAAGAAGAAAAGAAGGCGGCCGAAGTGCGAGCCAAGGAAATCGCCGACCGGCAGAAGAAAGCGGCCGAAGCGGTCGTCGCCGCCGAAAAGAAACTGCAGACCGCCCAAACCCAGGCGGCGCCCAAAGATATCGTCGACATCGTCGTCTCCCAACCGATTCAAATTCGTGTCGTTCCCGCCGTGGAGGTTACCCAGAAATGACTCACCCCTTTAACGCTGCGTCGGCCATTTGCCCTGGCCCTGTTTCGCGTCGCGGTTTCATGCGGATGGGATTGGCTGGCTTCGCCTCTCTCAGCTTGCCGGGCGTGATGCGTCTGCAAGCCGCGACTCCGGTCGCCGAAGCGAAGAAAAAGAACGCCGTGATCATGGTCTGGAAGCCAGGCGGCTGTTCCCACATCGACACCTACGATCCGAAGCCGAACGCCCCGGTCGAATACCGCGGCCCGTTCGCCACCATTCCGACCAAAGTCCCCGGCATGCACTTCACCGAACTGCTGCCGCGACAAGCCGCGATCGCCGACAAGTTCACCGTCCTCCGCTCGATGCGTCAAAACGCCGGCGGTCACCCGGCCGGTTCGATGCAGCTCCTCTCGGGCGATCCCGACACGCGCGACAAACCGGCGCCGCGCCTGCCCGACTGGATGTCGGTCGCCAACTACATCCGTTCGCAGCAAGGCCCGCGCGATAACCCGCTGCCGATCTACGCGGGGGTGAATCCTCCGGGCAATTACACCGGTCCCGCTTATCTGGGGGACGCCTACGCGCCGTTTGCGGTCTCCGGCGATCCCAACAACCCCAGCTTCTCGGTCCCCAACATCGGCGTCTCGGATCCGCGTGAACTGTCGCGGCTCGAACGTCGCGCGACGCTGCGGCAAAAGCTCGACTCGCTCCATCGCGCGTTCGACAAAGCGGGCGAACTCGAAGCGCTCGACGAATTCGAGATGCAGGCGATGACTCTGCTCACCAATCCGAAAACCAAGATCGCCTTCGACCTGAGCCTGGAAGACGAAAAGACTCGCGATCGTTACGGCCGCAACACGTGGGGCCAGCAGCTGTTGCTCGCTCGCCGTCTGGTCGAAGCGGGCGTCGACATTCTCACCTCCAGCTTGCACGGTCCGCTTTGCGGTCGCGTCAGCAACTGGGACGACCATGCGGTCAACCATCACGTCTTTGACGCGATGCGGTTCCGCGCTCAAGCGTACGATCAGGCGGTCTCGGCGCTGATCGAAGACATTCATGAACGTGGCCTGCAAGAGCGAGTCCTGGTGGTCGTCACCGGCGAGTTTGGTCGCACGCCGAAGGTGAACTACCAACCGAGCACCGGCGCCGGAAACGCCAGCGCTCCGGCCGGAACGAAGCAACCGGGCCGCGATCACTGGCCGCGAGCTTTCTCCAACATCTGGTCGGGCGGCGGCATCGAAACGGGCCGCTTCATCGGCGCCACCGACTCCAAGGGAGAAGACTCGGTCGACCGGATCTGCCAACCAGGCGACTTCCTGGCGACGATCTATCACCACCTCGGCATCGACGGCCGCAAGGTCTTCATCAAAGACCTCAACGGCCGCCCGACTCCGATCGTCGACCACGGCGAGCCGATTCCGGAATTGATCTCGTAACGATCAGAGGAAAATAGTAGCCCGAGGCGCAAGCCGAGGGAAAGCGTCCGGATGAATGAATCCGGACGCAGCTGTTTCTTGGCAGCCTACTTCTGCCCGCACGATACCCGGCGTATCACTAGCCCGCAGCGCAAGCGAGGGAATGCGGCCGCCAATCGCCACGGGCTCGCGTGCCTTCCGACGGCGCGTGACTGCAAATTCACTCGCTCTACGGCGACGAAGAATCTTTTAGTCTTCGATACGTCTGCTCTGAGCTCGGAGGGAAGCAAGCGTCGCTCCCTTTTTCTGCGAGGAAGGCGAAAAATGCGTCCTCATCGGCGTCGATGCGAGCTCGCTCGTATTCCTTTTCGCGGAACTTCTCGGTAACGATCTCACCGCTGATCTTTCCTTCCTTCACGCCTTGTCGAAAAGTCTCCGGATCGGGGCTGCGCAGCGTAATGACGTCGTCGCCAAGTTGCGTCACCTCAGAAAAGAAATACTCGTCCGTTTTGCCGGTCCCGCAGACAAACAGAAACTTACGATCCGCGTTGGTCGTAATGATTCCTTCCAGCGTCTGGGCTTTAAACGTCCGCTCATTTTCGTCGAATTGCAGGACTCCAAAGTAGAGTTGACGCTCGACGTTCTTGATTTTGATCAAGTCGCCGTTGGGCATTTGCCAGACGCCGGTTAGCTTTTCCAAAGAAGGCTGTTCGAGCGGCGTCCCCAGCGGCTTCGTCACGCTCGGAGCGACGCAGCCCGACAAGCAAAGTGCGATAGCTGTGATCCATAGTCGCATGGTTTCGCCTCCCTTGGGGATTTGTGCGGTGCGGTAGAACTCCGCCTATGCGATTCATTTATTATGACGCAATCGCCAAAGGTTGCGAAGTTTTTTTTGGGGGGGCGGTCGGATCTAGCAACGAAATAGCTGCCCCTGGATGGAGTTGGAATTGCAAGCTAGGGAATGCGGTTGGGAAGAAGAATAGAACACGGACGCCACGGACGAGTCACCGTAAGACCACGGCCAGAGAAAGCCCCCAAGCAGCAAGCGCGCCCAAATAGTAGCCCGAAGCGCAAGCGAGGGAATGCGGCCGCAAGCAACCAACGCAAGCCGCAGCGCAACAATTCCAAATTGCCAAACAGCGCACGCTCTTCCATCCGCCCCAACGGGGCGAACTAACCTGGCCCGGGGTAAGTCGCCCCTGGCGACGCAGCCCTGGGTCACGATCTTCCATTTTTTCCGAAGCCCCAAAGGGGCGCGCTAAACGGGCGCCGGCGTTCGGTCAAAACCAACCGACTGGACCGCAACGACGATTTTTTTAACGCGACGCGAATGGAGCGTTTCCATTTAGATCGCCCCGTTGGGGCTACCATTTCAAACGCATGCACTTACCCAGGGCTGCTTTAGGTTGCCCCGTTGGGGCATTTTTAAGAGCGTCGGTTGAAGGTTGCGGATCGACTGGACCGCGAGTGCGATCTTTTTCGGCGCGTAGCGCATCTCCCGTAGGGTCCGCTGTGCGGACCGCAGATGCGTCGATCGATTTGGCCAATCCGTTTGCGCTTCCCATGGTCCGCACAGCGGACCCTACGAGCGGAGTGGACTCGGACGCGTCATTTTTTTTCGCGACCGGTTTGGCTAATCGATAACTCGGATAGTAGACCTGTTTCTCGTTGACGATCTTTTGGATCTCCCCTTCCGCAACCATCCGATCCCACGCCCGGGCGAACTTCGTACCGTTCATGCCGCAGTTTTCGCGGACCCGCAGCTTCGTCGCGTGCGCCTCGCCGAGGTCGGTCATCGCGAGGCGAATTCGTGAACGCATTCGCTGATCGAGCGCGGCGTCTTTCCAGCGTTCCGCTTCGTCTTGCAGCGCATCCGCGTCGTGCACGATCGTTTGCCAATGTCGCCCATTTGGGGTCGTAGGGCAGGCCGTGCCTGCCGCTCTGCTTGCGGACGCATTTCCCTCGCTTGCGCTTCGGGCTACTATTGGGCGCGCTGTGGGCTACTATTCTTGCCGTGTTCTTACCGTGACTCGTCCGTGGCTTCCGTGTTCTATTCTTTGTCCGGACGAATTCCCTTGCTTGCCAGCTTTTTGCGCCAGCCGCGATAAGGTATTGCGCAAAAAGAAGTTGGCGTTCATGTTAGTCTCTTTCAAATACCACTAAGAACGAGACCGAGCATGGAACGCCAACTCTGGAGATCGATTCTCGCTGCGTTTCGCGAGATTGGCAAGCCGCGGTTTGATCCGCGCAGCACGTTTACCGTCATCGAGGTCGTGCGGGTTTGGTTCTGGGCGGTGATTCATGACCGCCCGATTAGTTGGGCCTGCGAACGCGAGAACTGGCCGATTCATGAGCGACGTCAACGGTTGCCGTCGAACGCGACGATGTCGCGTCGTATGCGTTCGCATGACGTTCGTGCGTTTCTTAAAGAGGTTGAAGATCGCGTGCTACGGCCGAATTCGGCCGCCTGCGATACCTGGTTCATCGACGGCAAGCCGCTTGCGATTAGCGGCTGTTCGAAAGACAGGCAAGCGACGTACGGGCGAGCGACTGGCGGCAAAGCGAAAGGCTACAAGCTGCACTTAATCTTCGGGAAAAACGGCATGATCGGCGACTGGAGAATGGCGTCGATGAAGGACGACGAACGGGAGATGGCTCGCCGAATACTGCGTACCACAACCATCCAAGGACGTCTGGTCGCGGACGGCAATTACGACTCGAATAAGCTGTTCGCCATCTGCGATGAGCGGGGCGACATCGAGCTGATCGCACCGCGTCGTTACGGACCAGACAAAGGGTTCGGGCATCGCCCGCAAACGGCCGGACGACTGCGCTCGAAGGAGATTCTGGAAGACTCGGATCCGCAAATCGCGCAACAGATTATGGACGAACGCGTGGCGATCGAACGCTTCTTCGGCAACTTGACGAACTGGGGCGGCGGTCTCGCATGCCTACCGGCCTGGGCCAGAACCTACCGCCGCGTCCGCCGCTGGGTCCAAGCCAAACTGATCCTCAACGGCCTCAAACGGCGACGAACGAAAAGAACTTAGGGCGACTCGTGCAAAAAGCTGTTGCGCTGCGGGCTAGTTGGGGAGGACTACTCTCCGACTTTGATTACGTGCAGCTGTTTTGCATTGGTTCCGTCCCACAGGAAGAGGCGGCCGTCGTCGCTGCCGGCGGCGATTCGCTTGCCGTCGGGCGTCGTCGCGACGCAGTGGAGCCAGATGCCGGCGGCGAAATTGCGGACCGTGCTGCCGTTGGCGGCGTTTTGCAGGCGGACCGTGCCGTCGCCGCAGCTGGAGAGGACCTGGTCGGTTTCGCCCACGTAGGTAACCGCGGTATTGTCGCCGGCGAAGCCTTGGACGGTACGCTGCAGATCGCTCGATTCGGCGTCCCAGATTTTCAGCGTCTGGTCGGCGGAGACGGTGGCGACGGCTGTCGCGTCCCCTTTCCAGGCGGCGCCCAAAACATAGTCCCCATGTCCTTCAAACCGGCGGATCGCTTCGGTTTGGTTCACGTCCCACAACTTGGCGTACTTATCGGAACCGGCCGAAACAAATTCGGTTCCATCGGGCGAAAACTGAACCGAGTAGACCGTATCGGTATGAGCGGTCGCCCAATGATGGAGGCGTTTGCCGTCAGCGACGTTGAAGATGCTCAGCTCACCGCTACGGGAAGGAGCGCCCCCGCCGACCAAGAGTTGCGTCCCGGCCGAATTGAAGTCGAGCGAAGTGGCGCGATCGGAGATCAGTTCCGGCTGCTCAGCCGATCCAATCGTGCGAAGCAAATGCCACGACGGATTCAGGTTCCAGATGACCGCTTCTGTTTCGCCAAAAGCGGAAACGACGCGATCATCGGCGAGGAACGCCAGCGGGTAGCAAGGGGACGCTTGCTGTTTGAAGGCGTTGATCGCGGCGCCGGTTTCGGCGTTCCACGTTTCGACGCTGTGGTAATCGCCGGAAGTGGCGACGACCTGGCCGCTCGGCGAGAAGCGAACCGAGCGGAGCGGCTGCTGCGACTCGGCGACCGCTTGGTTGGCGGCTGCGACGCTCGCGACGGCCGCTTTGACCCGCTCTTCGGCGGCGGCGACCGACGCTTTTACTTCGTCGACATACTTCTGCGCGTTCTTAACGGCGATGTTGGCCGACTCTTGTTTCTGAAGAGCCAGCTTCTCGGCCGCTTCGGCGTCGGCCAATAGCTGCGCGGGGTCGGTTTTCGGATCTTTTTCCGCCGGCGGATCGGCCGGAGGCGTTTTGGCCGCTTCTTCGGCGGCGGTCTTTTGCTTTTGGGTTTCTTCTTTGGCGGCGGCTAGGGCGGTTTCGGTCTCTTTTTGCGCCTCGGTTCGCCCCTTCAGCGCTTCGTCGGCCGTGGTGAGTCGATTCTTCAACAACACGACGCGCTGCTCCGTCGCCTTATGATCGGCCGTCAGTCGGGCGACCTCCGCTTGTTTGGCGACGTCCCCCTTCATCTC is part of the Blastopirellula sediminis genome and harbors:
- a CDS encoding serine protease → MNDKVLDVVPRLLVLILAFTGPSVAMAQSVCLPAPRLLTTMPMGGQVGTTLDVTITGESLEELDQLRFSHPAITATRKLADDGSPVANQYVVTIAADCPPGIHEARVMTRLGISSSRVFSVGALPETTATTPNTKLETALPIAIDSVCNGKMTAKAIDYYSFEGKQGQRIIVNCAARGIDSKLNPVLVVADAKGNDLRVERRGGSIDFTPEADGKYVIKVHDLTFDGGPYHFYRLTLQTIPADAPLPLFASTRDVNAFSWPPIGLAATAAMTEVEPNDKAEEIQKITLPCDIAGSFFPAADVDAYEFTAKMGEVWWVEVASDRLGRPTDPSIVVQQVNDKGEAVDLVELSDIPSPVKVSSNGYSYDGPCYNAGSADILGKVEIKQDGVHRLRITDLFGGTRNDPRNVYRLIIRKAEPDFAIVGWALHMNLRNGDRNALSKPMALRGGATMAFEVVVVRRDGFDGPIELGLDNLPAGVTAAGLTIPKGASRGILLLTADEKVEPGLTSANFFGRAEINGEMVTRQGSFASMTWPVKDQWQEIPTPRLLADVPVSACGAEAAPLTIAAAEEKVYEAKAGEKLTIPLTQIRRNEFSGAILNLQTFGPGFEGNAAFDVSLKDDATEAVVDLTKLKPQPGDYTIAFYGSAVAKYADHPQVAAVADAEEALAKAQAKAAEAANLAPEAPAVTEEEKKAAEVRAKEIADRQKKAAEAVVAAEKKLQTAQTQAAPKDIVDIVVSQPIQIRVVPAVEVTQK
- a CDS encoding DUF1501 domain-containing protein, with protein sequence MTHPFNAASAICPGPVSRRGFMRMGLAGFASLSLPGVMRLQAATPVAEAKKKNAVIMVWKPGGCSHIDTYDPKPNAPVEYRGPFATIPTKVPGMHFTELLPRQAAIADKFTVLRSMRQNAGGHPAGSMQLLSGDPDTRDKPAPRLPDWMSVANYIRSQQGPRDNPLPIYAGVNPPGNYTGPAYLGDAYAPFAVSGDPNNPSFSVPNIGVSDPRELSRLERRATLRQKLDSLHRAFDKAGELEALDEFEMQAMTLLTNPKTKIAFDLSLEDEKTRDRYGRNTWGQQLLLARRLVEAGVDILTSSLHGPLCGRVSNWDDHAVNHHVFDAMRFRAQAYDQAVSALIEDIHERGLQERVLVVVTGEFGRTPKVNYQPSTGAGNASAPAGTKQPGRDHWPRAFSNIWSGGGIETGRFIGATDSKGEDSVDRICQPGDFLATIYHHLGIDGRKVFIKDLNGRPTPIVDHGEPIPELIS
- a CDS encoding transposase, with protein sequence MERQLWRSILAAFREIGKPRFDPRSTFTVIEVVRVWFWAVIHDRPISWACERENWPIHERRQRLPSNATMSRRMRSHDVRAFLKEVEDRVLRPNSAACDTWFIDGKPLAISGCSKDRQATYGRATGGKAKGYKLHLIFGKNGMIGDWRMASMKDDEREMARRILRTTTIQGRLVADGNYDSNKLFAICDERGDIELIAPRRYGPDKGFGHRPQTAGRLRSKEILEDSDPQIAQQIMDERVAIERFFGNLTNWGGGLACLPAWARTYRRVRRWVQAKLILNGLKRRRTKRT
- a CDS encoding c-type cytochrome domain-containing protein, with the translated sequence MRRIALCSLVVLLSTSALYAQAITIADVKRDAPVSFEQEVLPILRQSCLACHSESEKQGELALETPQQMLLGGDSGPAIVAGKGLDSLLLKLAAHQEESFMPPPENDVNAPQLTSEQLGLLRLWIDQGAKGGPSTVTAPPLKWESLPGVLNPIYALVVSPDGQQAAVTRANQLFVYDIATGKMVAQLQDTSLNPAAAHQDLVKALAWSRDGRLLASGGFREVKLWEKPREARLSTLTTSAATTAIAVSSDSKQLAIAAANNEIQLYNADNAQAAAKLTGHTARVTAVEFTADGKRVVSASQDGTIRVWNSGDGAQAMTLTSPAPIDALTLLPAAKPEEQQLVAGGADKTLRVWTIPAEAPTAEKPAEPIHTIPAHDNAITSLVAVPGQPSQVYSGSLDGTVRRWDLATQKATVTLTHGAPVLAIDVRADGKRIASVSDNGTAKLWDDAGKQIAEMKGDVAKQAEVARLTADHKATEQRVVLLKNRLTTADEALKGRTEAQKETETALAAAKEETQKQKTAAEEAAKTPPADPPAEKDPKTDPAQLLADAEAAEKLALQKQESANIAVKNAQKYVDEVKASVAAAEERVKAAVASVAAANQAVAESQQPLRSVRFSPSGQVVATSGDYHSVETWNAETGAAINAFKQQASPCYPLAFLADDRVVSAFGETEAVIWNLNPSWHLLRTIGSAEQPELISDRATSLDFNSAGTQLLVGGGAPSRSGELSIFNVADGKRLHHWATAHTDTVYSVQFSPDGTEFVSAGSDKYAKLWDVNQTEAIRRFEGHGDYVLGAAWKGDATAVATVSADQTLKIWDAESSDLQRTVQGFAGDNTAVTYVGETDQVLSSCGDGTVRLQNAANGSTVRNFAAGIWLHCVATTPDGKRIAAGSDDGRLFLWDGTNAKQLHVIKVGE